In Gammaproteobacteria bacterium, one genomic interval encodes:
- a CDS encoding DNA primase, producing MAGRIPQGFIDDLISRVDIVEVIGARLPLRKVGREYQARCPFHDEKTPSFTVSPTKQFYHCFGCGAHGTAITFLMEYEHAGFVDAVDELARLVGLSLPRPEAGAETPNHQPLYDLLTEAEAWFRARLRDNPDAVAYLKGRGLSGRTAADFSIGYAPPGWDGLLGHLGQTPAQREALIAAGLVVKKDSGACYDRFRHRIVFPIRDRRGRVIGFGGRVIGDDTPKYLNSPETALFHKGRELYGLYEAQRALGRLESVLVVEGYMDVVALAEHGIRHAVATLGTATTREHLERLFRLSSEVLFCFDGDRAGRAAAWRALEQVFPLMVEGRQARFLFFPEGDDPDSVVRREGAEGFRARIAKSVPLSTFFYETLAGQTDMNSMDGRARLVELARPLIARLPAGVFRHLMLDQLAERARVERRALRRALGSGAAFRPLPGHSGKNRPPLSPVGKAVALLLRRPDLAGAAGDPQRWCDLAVEDLNLLCALLELLQHKPHLSLGGILEQWRGKEQGERLAQLATWNEPLSDEEVETEFRAVVHWLDGRRHNERTKRLLSKAAGEGLSAEEKTELKHLLAAPPLTPA from the coding sequence CCACGACGAAAAAACCCCGTCCTTCACCGTCAGTCCCACCAAACAGTTTTATCACTGTTTCGGTTGCGGCGCCCACGGCACCGCCATCACCTTTCTGATGGAATACGAGCACGCGGGCTTTGTCGACGCAGTGGATGAGCTGGCCAGACTGGTGGGCCTGTCCCTGCCCAGGCCCGAAGCGGGCGCCGAGACGCCCAATCACCAACCCCTGTACGACCTGTTGACGGAGGCGGAAGCTTGGTTTCGCGCCCGGCTGCGCGACAACCCCGACGCCGTCGCCTATCTCAAAGGCCGCGGCCTCAGCGGACGCACCGCGGCCGACTTCAGCATCGGCTATGCCCCGCCCGGCTGGGACGGCCTGCTCGGCCACCTGGGACAAACGCCGGCACAACGCGAGGCCCTGATCGCGGCAGGCCTGGTGGTCAAAAAAGACAGCGGCGCCTGCTACGACCGTTTCCGTCACCGCATCGTATTCCCCATCCGCGACCGGCGTGGCCGGGTGATCGGCTTCGGCGGACGGGTGATCGGCGATGATACCCCCAAGTATCTGAATTCCCCCGAAACAGCCCTGTTTCACAAAGGGCGCGAGCTCTACGGGCTCTACGAGGCACAACGCGCTCTGGGACGCCTGGAAAGCGTCTTGGTGGTGGAAGGCTACATGGATGTGGTCGCCCTGGCCGAACACGGCATACGCCACGCCGTGGCCACCCTGGGCACCGCCACCACCCGCGAGCACCTGGAGCGTTTGTTCCGGCTAAGCAGCGAAGTGTTGTTTTGCTTCGATGGTGACCGTGCCGGCCGCGCCGCCGCCTGGCGCGCTTTGGAACAAGTCTTCCCCCTCATGGTGGAAGGGCGCCAGGCGCGCTTCCTGTTTTTTCCGGAAGGGGACGACCCGGATTCCGTCGTGAGACGGGAGGGCGCCGAGGGGTTTCGGGCCCGGATTGCAAAATCGGTCCCACTATCGACTTTTTTCTATGAAACCCTGGCCGGCCAAACCGACATGAACAGTATGGACGGTCGCGCCCGCTTGGTGGAATTGGCACGACCCTTGATTGCCAGGCTCCCCGCGGGCGTATTCCGACACCTGATGCTGGACCAGCTCGCCGAGCGGGCCAGGGTGGAGCGCAGAGCACTGCGCCGCGCCCTGGGCAGCGGCGCCGCATTCAGGCCGCTGCCGGGGCACTCGGGGAAGAACCGGCCTCCTTTGTCGCCGGTGGGCAAGGCCGTCGCCCTGCTGTTGCGCCGGCCCGACCTGGCCGGCGCGGCGGGCGATCCGCAGCGGTGGTGCGATCTGGCCGTGGAGGATCTAAACTTGCTGTGTGCCCTGCTTGAACTTTTGCAGCACAAACCGCATCTTAGCCTGGGCGGAATCCTGGAACAGTGGCGCGGCAAGGAGCAGGGGGAACGGTTGGCCCAGCTGGCCACCTGGAACGAACCCCTGTCGGATGAAGAAGTGGAAACAGAATTCCGGGCGGTAGTCCACTGGCTGGACGGCCGGCGGCACAACGAACGGACGAAGCGGCTGTTGTCCAAGGCGGCAGGGGAAGGCCTGAGCGCCGAAGAAAAAACGGAACTGAAACACCTGCTCGCGGCGCCCCCCCTTACCCCCGCATGA